In Polaribacter sp. L3A8, a genomic segment contains:
- a CDS encoding protein adenylyltransferase SelO, with protein sequence MNINIKDTFTAELPSDVNLENTRRQVENAAFSYVNPKKTAKPEVLHVSPEMVTELGISKEDVKSEFFKNIVTGNEIYPNTRPYAMCYAGHQFGNWAGQLGDGRAINLFEIEHHTKNWKVQLKGAGETPYSRTADGLAVLRSSVREYLCAEAMFHLGVPTTRSLSLSLSGDQVLRDVLYDGNPAYEKGAIVSRISPSFLRFGSFEIFAARKDLKNLKGLMDYTIKHHFSHLGAPSKENYIQFFKEVSERTLAMIIHWQRVGFVHGVMNTDNMSILGLTIDFGPYGWLEGFDFGWTPNTTDSQHKRYRYGNQPNIGLWNLYQLANALYPIIEEVDPLNAILEQYKIDFEIQSLQMMKSKLGLSTSDEDDLKLIQNLEDTLQLVETDMTVFFRNLSNFTDEKSGLELIEEAFYDSKNISDEVKNSWNVWFKKYDERLQIERISSEERKEKMDLVNPKYVLRNYMSQMAIDEADNGNYALIDELFQLLKNPYAEQPENEKWFAKRPEWARNKVGCSMLSCSS encoded by the coding sequence ATGAACATAAACATAAAAGACACTTTTACGGCAGAATTACCTTCGGATGTTAACTTGGAAAACACAAGAAGACAGGTAGAAAATGCTGCTTTTTCTTATGTAAACCCAAAGAAAACAGCAAAACCAGAAGTCTTACACGTTTCACCAGAAATGGTTACTGAATTAGGTATTTCTAAAGAAGATGTAAAATCTGAGTTTTTTAAAAACATTGTAACCGGTAACGAAATTTATCCAAATACAAGACCGTATGCCATGTGTTATGCGGGACATCAATTTGGTAATTGGGCAGGACAATTAGGAGACGGAAGAGCTATTAATTTGTTTGAAATTGAACACCATACTAAAAACTGGAAAGTACAATTAAAAGGAGCTGGCGAAACTCCGTATTCTAGAACAGCAGATGGTTTGGCGGTTTTGCGATCATCCGTTAGAGAATATTTGTGTGCAGAAGCCATGTTTCATTTAGGTGTGCCAACCACAAGATCTTTGTCTTTAAGTTTATCAGGAGATCAAGTTTTACGTGATGTTTTATATGATGGAAATCCGGCTTATGAAAAAGGTGCCATTGTTTCAAGAATTTCTCCTTCGTTTTTACGTTTTGGTAGTTTCGAAATTTTTGCCGCTAGAAAAGACCTTAAAAACTTAAAAGGTTTAATGGATTATACCATCAAACATCATTTTTCGCATTTAGGAGCACCATCCAAAGAAAATTATATTCAGTTTTTTAAGGAAGTTTCAGAACGTACTTTAGCCATGATTATTCATTGGCAACGTGTTGGTTTTGTACACGGAGTAATGAATACAGATAACATGTCTATTCTTGGTTTAACCATAGATTTTGGACCTTATGGTTGGCTAGAAGGGTTCGATTTTGGCTGGACTCCGAATACAACCGACAGTCAGCATAAACGATATAGATACGGAAATCAGCCAAATATTGGTTTGTGGAATTTGTATCAACTTGCAAATGCTTTATATCCAATAATTGAAGAAGTAGATCCTTTAAATGCTATTTTAGAACAATATAAAATCGATTTTGAAATACAATCTTTACAGATGATGAAATCTAAATTAGGTTTATCTACTTCGGATGAAGACGATCTAAAATTGATTCAGAATTTAGAGGATACTTTACAATTGGTAGAAACAGATATGACAGTATTTTTTAGAAATTTAAGCAATTTTACGGATGAAAAATCGGGTTTAGAGTTGATAGAAGAAGCTTTTTACGACTCTAAAAATATTTCTGATGAAGTAAAAAATAGCTGGAACGTTTGGTTCAAGAAATACGATGAACGTCTTCAAATAGAACGAATTTCATCCGAAGAAAGAAAAGAAAAAATGGATCTTGTAAATCCTAAATATGTGCTTAGAAACTATATGTCTCAAATGGCAATTGATGAAGCAGATAACGGAAATTACGCTTTAATTGATGAATTATTTCAACTCTTAAAAAATCCATACGCAGAACAACCAGAAAACGAAAAATGGTTTGCAAAAAGACCAGAATGGGCAAGAAACAAAGTAGGTTGCTCTATGTTATCTTGTAGTTCATAA
- the msrA gene encoding peptide-methionine (S)-S-oxide reductase MsrA, with product MNKNLQTTTLGGGCFWCTEAVFQEVKGVEKVISGYTGGIAPGKPTYREICSGLTGHAEVIQITFDANIISYEDVLVIFMTTHDPTTLNQQGADRGTQYRSVIYYHNELQQKIADEVLKQVQPYYDDKIVTEISPLAIFYEAEEEHQNYYRENTQQGYCSFVIAPKLTKLRKLHADKLK from the coding sequence ATGAATAAAAATTTACAAACTACCACTTTAGGAGGTGGATGTTTTTGGTGTACAGAAGCTGTATTTCAAGAAGTAAAAGGTGTAGAAAAAGTGATTTCTGGTTATACAGGAGGGATCGCTCCAGGCAAACCAACATACAGAGAAATTTGTTCTGGTTTAACAGGGCATGCAGAAGTTATTCAAATTACTTTCGATGCAAATATCATTTCTTATGAAGATGTTTTGGTTATTTTTATGACCACTCACGATCCTACAACCTTAAATCAACAAGGTGCAGATAGAGGAACTCAATATCGCTCTGTTATTTATTATCATAATGAGCTTCAGCAAAAAATTGCTGATGAAGTTTTAAAACAAGTACAACCTTATTATGATGATAAAATTGTAACAGAAATTAGTCCTTTAGCTATTTTTTATGAGGCTGAAGAAGAGCATCAGAATTATTACAGAGAAAATACGCAACAAGGATACTGTAGTTTTGTAATTGCCCCAAAATTGACTAAATTGAGAAAATTACACGCAGATAAATTAAAATAA
- a CDS encoding FAD-dependent oxidoreductase, which yields MTEILLYGADWCPDCRRAKTYLKENNIEFTFVDVDLDKEATAKVEAINNGKRIIPTLIIKGKSYTNPNNVELAAVLGINEVGKVQLFGADWCPDCRRAKSFLRDNGINFDFVDVDQYDWATKKVEEINNGKRIIPTILIDNVPYTNPDNVKLTDLLSINIEKEHKIFDTIIIGGGAAGLTTSIYAQRDRFDTLILEKSTIGGNAFLTEKIENYPGFTSISGPKLMEKMEEQAKTYGAVIKTGEEVVGIEKKDNLFSIETKGTTYLGKSVVLSTGSTYRKLGIPNEEELIGSGIHFCATCDGAFYRDKDIIVIGGGNSALEEGIFLAGFCKSVKIVHRSENFSASETYVEKLASIDNISTYMNKTSLEFISDEKELFKTLKVKDNATNEESLLEADGVFIFIGLIPNTQSFKGIVALDKRGFIQTTALAQTSIDGIFAAGDCREGAIAQVAAATGEGVLASYGIRSFLK from the coding sequence ATGACTGAGATTTTACTATACGGAGCAGATTGGTGTCCAGATTGCAGAAGAGCAAAAACATACTTAAAAGAAAATAATATAGAGTTTACTTTTGTTGATGTAGATTTAGACAAAGAAGCAACCGCAAAAGTAGAAGCTATTAACAACGGAAAACGTATTATTCCTACGCTTATTATCAAAGGAAAATCGTATACAAACCCTAACAATGTAGAATTGGCTGCTGTTTTAGGAATCAATGAAGTTGGTAAAGTTCAGTTATTTGGAGCAGATTGGTGTCCAGATTGTAGAAGAGCAAAAAGTTTTTTAAGAGACAATGGTATTAATTTCGATTTTGTGGATGTAGATCAATACGATTGGGCTACAAAAAAAGTAGAAGAAATTAATAACGGAAAACGTATTATTCCTACTATTTTAATTGACAATGTACCGTACACAAACCCAGATAACGTAAAGCTTACAGACCTACTTTCTATAAATATAGAAAAAGAACATAAAATATTCGACACCATTATTATTGGTGGTGGCGCTGCAGGTTTAACAACTTCTATTTATGCACAAAGAGATCGTTTTGACACCTTAATTTTAGAGAAATCCACCATTGGTGGAAACGCTTTCTTAACCGAAAAGATTGAAAACTACCCTGGTTTTACTTCTATTTCTGGTCCAAAATTAATGGAAAAGATGGAGGAACAAGCCAAAACTTATGGTGCAGTTATTAAAACAGGAGAAGAAGTTGTTGGTATTGAAAAGAAGGATAATTTATTTTCTATAGAAACAAAAGGAACCACTTATTTAGGGAAATCTGTGGTATTATCTACAGGTTCTACCTATAGAAAACTTGGTATCCCTAATGAAGAAGAATTAATTGGTTCTGGTATTCATTTTTGTGCAACTTGCGATGGTGCTTTTTATAGAGATAAAGATATTATTGTAATTGGTGGTGGAAATTCTGCTTTAGAAGAAGGTATCTTTTTAGCTGGTTTTTGTAAAAGTGTAAAAATAGTACATCGTTCAGAAAACTTTTCTGCATCTGAAACCTATGTAGAGAAACTAGCAAGTATCGATAATATTTCTACATATATGAATAAAACATCTTTAGAATTTATTTCTGATGAAAAAGAATTATTTAAAACATTAAAAGTAAAAGACAATGCTACAAACGAAGAGTCTTTATTAGAAGCAGATGGTGTCTTTATTTTTATCGGATTGATACCAAACACACAATCTTTTAAAGGAATTGTAGCTTTAGATAAAAGAGGTTTTATACAAACTACCGCATTAGCTCAAACTTCTATCGATGGAATTTTTGCTGCTGGAGATTGTAGAGAAGGCGCAATTGCACAAGTAGCTGCAGCAACAGGTGAAGGCGTTTTAGCTAGTTACGGAATTAGAAGTTTTTTAAAATAA
- a CDS encoding glutaredoxin family protein — translation MIKLFGTERCHKTQYYKTFLETRNIDYAFLDIEKSIENAEELRNLYENRKLNFPTITMNTKKLRNPSDKDLLKWIDTL, via the coding sequence ATGATTAAATTATTTGGCACAGAAAGATGCCATAAAACTCAATATTATAAAACATTTTTAGAAACGCGTAATATAGATTACGCGTTTTTAGATATAGAAAAGTCTATAGAAAATGCAGAGGAATTACGTAACTTGTATGAAAATAGAAAACTAAATTTTCCTACAATTACAATGAACACTAAAAAGTTAAGAAATCCTTCGGATAAAGACCTTCTTAAATGGATTGATACATTATGA
- the msrB gene encoding peptide-methionine (R)-S-oxide reductase MsrB — protein MLTWKEIINFSVKGNPTPDKRVAKSEKEWRAQLTAEQFRITRQKGTERPHTGALCSIYDEGQYNCVCCNTPLFDSTIKFDSSSGWPSFTQPIKENAIKYYKDISFGMVRVEVMCNTCDGHLGHVFPDGPEPSGLRYCINSESMKLGI, from the coding sequence ATGCTTACTTGGAAAGAGATTATCAATTTTAGTGTAAAAGGAAATCCAACTCCAGATAAAAGAGTAGCGAAATCCGAAAAAGAGTGGAGAGCTCAATTAACGGCAGAACAGTTTAGAATTACAAGACAAAAAGGTACAGAAAGACCACATACAGGTGCTTTATGTTCTATTTATGATGAAGGCCAATACAACTGTGTCTGTTGCAACACCCCTTTATTTGATTCTACCATAAAGTTCGATTCTAGTTCTGGTTGGCCAAGTTTTACACAACCGATTAAAGAAAATGCTATTAAATATTACAAAGACATTTCTTTTGGTATGGTAAGAGTAGAAGTGATGTGCAATACTTGTGATGGACATTTAGGGCACGTTTTTCCTGACGGACCAGAACCAAGTGGTTTGCGTTATTGTATTAATTCTGAATCGATGAAATTAGGAATTTAA